One Vigna unguiculata cultivar IT97K-499-35 chromosome 7, ASM411807v1, whole genome shotgun sequence genomic region harbors:
- the LOC114190997 gene encoding glycine-rich RNA-binding protein RZ1C isoform X2, translating into MMERDTGRPRGFGFITFADRRGMEDAIKEMHGREIGDRIISVNKAQPKMGGDDIDQGYRGSSYSSGGRGSYGAGDRIGQDDCFKCGRPGHWARDCPLAGAGGGGGRGRGGSSFSSHPRFGGGGGGHGDRLGGERDRYVDDRYDGGRYGDRDRFDNRDYKYGSRDRYTSDRYPSSGDRFASDRYGSGSDHYPQNGYGKERGYERYGGPRGGADRYGSGIASGRDEGRSYRGRPGPYDRPSRGSRPSLDRY; encoded by the exons AGGATGCAATCAAGGAAATGCATGGAAGGGAAATTGGTGATCGCATCATCTCTGTCAACAAGGCGCAGCCTAAGATGGGGGGTGATGATATAGACCAAGGTTACAGAGGTAGCAGCTACTCATCAGGTGGTAGGGGAAGCTACGGTGCTGGAGATAGGATAGGTCAAGATGACTGCTTCAAATGTGGGCGTCCGGGACACTGGGCCCGAGATTGTCCTTTGGCAGGAGCTGGAGGTGGAggtggtcgtggtcgtggtgGCAGTTCATTTTCTTCACACCCAAGGTTCggaggaggtggtggtggaCACGGTGATCGCCTTGGTGGTGAACGTGATCGATATGTGGATGACCGTTATGATGGAGGACGCTATGGAGATAGGGATCGTTTTGACAACCGTGACTACAAATATGGCAGCCGTGACCGCTATACCAGTGACAG GTACCCAAGCAGTGGAGATCGTTTTGCAAGCGATCGATATGGCAGTGGCTCAGATCATTACCCACAAAATGGTTATGGAAAGGAAAGAGGGTATGAGCGATACGGTGGTCCACGAGGCGGCGCTGATAGGTATGGAAGTGGAATAGCTTCTGGTCGAGATGAAGGAAGGAGTTATAGGGGTAGGCCTGGTCCATATGACCGTCCAAGCAGGGGCTCTCGTCCATCACTCGACCGTTACTGA